TATCATGATACATCATGTATTCGAAAGGTATCTTTCATACATTATGTATAAGAATTATGACACATCATGTATTTGAAAGGTATCATTAATACCTCATGTATCCTAAATGAATCATGTATCCTAATTAAACGTATCATGATATACATCATCATATCAAATATGTATTgtcaatttaaatttaactatgtagaatgattaataaaaaacctatattacaaaaaaatatatataagagcAATATAACCAGCGGCAAAACGGATGTAAACGGCTCTGCAAATAAGTGAAGCTTTCGATAGAAACAATAAGCAGAGCTCAAATTTTGTGCAAACTCTTTTTGTTGAATTATAAGTCAAAGAATGAAGCTTTCGATGAAACGTTTGCTAACCAAAATGAAATCTGAAGCTTTTCATCGACGCCCATAACGGAGGAGACTGAGAAAGTGTACTGAAATTCCAAGCAAAGATTCAATGGGGTGTTTGCCAGAAGAATTGATCGAAGCAATTCTTGTAAGGGTTCCAGTTAAATACCTCTTACAGTTCAAATATGTTTCCAAAAATTGGTTTAATTTGATTTCCAGTCCTgaatttgtgaaaattcatcGTAATTTTTCTGCTAATGATTACAACCGCCATATATCTCTGTTACAATTTCGGGAAGATATTATATATTGTTCTGTTAGCTCTTTATTTCATAACTCTGTTAATGAGGCACTTGATTTGGATTGTCCCATGAAAAATCCACCTCAACGTGTATATATTTCTGGTTCTGTTAATGGGTTGGTTTGTCTTGCCGATGGGTTTAGTGGGTTAGTGCTATGGAATCCATCAATTAGAAAGTTCAAGAAAGTGTTCGGCTTTGTGCCTACACAGATGCGTGAATGATGGTCCAAGTGTGGTTTTGGATATGATGAGGTTCACGACGATTATAAGGTAGTGGGTATTTTTAGTAGCATGATTAAGGCCAATtttagagtcacaacgttattaCAGttgtttagacaccaaaatcacaacaaacggagacgagTCAATTTTAGAGTCAAAatgggaatcgtgggacccgcaaCGAACTGTCCGAATTTGACTCCGTCAAGACACCCTAAACAGCACCCCAAACTTGTGTttcaaaatggaacacaatgcGGGGCTCAAAACGCAGaaaaaccaacaagcaagaaaatcACACTTTAATCAACTAAAAGAAAACCTACAGCAGTCTAAACTCGAAATCTACAAGTATCTAATGGTGCTCAGCACTCCTTGAACACTCTATGATGAAGCCACGACAATTTCCAACAcgtgggacttcgaatcacccaaaaccgagctaaaatgagtgagatatgaccaaaacaaggATGCCAAAAACAAAAGCTCGAAAAAGAGTACAGCAGTCAGGTTTATCGCGAAATTTACCTTGAACTACGCGCACCCGACAACTTCCGAACACTCTACAGCGAAGCCACCAAAAATACGAAGTTCCCGCACTTCAAATCACCTTattcggttgagagatgagagagttatgagggttttatgTTTTCCAAAAGTGCAGAATTTTCTGCATCTTATAGCAGATTTTTCTGCACTTTTccccaaaatttaaaaacttcgATGGGGTACTCtgaactcgttcggaaccccgtacACGCAAACGaaatatgcaaccataccaaatttgattttccggactcaatggcacagtcaaaattttcatacgaagtcatcttgacaaaaagtgGGTCTCACACCCaaatgtcattttaagtcaaaaatcacaaaagaaCTTCGAAAAATATCGAATCCTCGAAACACAAAAGaaaggtcaatctagaccaaacttgacatttcggagctaaccgcgctgacggaattctcatccgagcgcgtttactcagaatgttgaccaaagtcaaacttaagcttgaacttaaagttaaaacgcctaatcgcacaaCCTCGAGAGTCAtgccgaccatgctactagcctaaaatgacccttctggAGTTAATGGAATCGCCATAaatggattccgatgtcatcttcttgaacttttgatcaaaaatgatcgttcaaggttcataagctccaaaacacaaaaactcgcatcAAAACCAAACGAATGACCAGGTGACcaaactgtcagtcccagcaagtcggATTTAGTAGCACCTGATGCCTTATGCTCTTCTActcaaagaatatatatattgaataattttcACATACAATACTAGATTGCACACACGAATCTGAAAACATCAATGGACTCAAATGACTaggagtattatatatatacataaaatcagATTGACAACATTAAAGATGGAAACAGTATCTGGTACTGGAGGAAGATAAACTCCATCAAATTGCATGGCAGTGACAGAATGGTATAACAATAGCTCTTATTGTTTAACTGATAATGGAAACTTTCTGTGAGTAGGAGCTATAACAAACTACTAGGAAGGCTGCAGAAAGTACACAGAAGTTGCGCTGATATGGAATTCTATCATGCTGCCTAGACATAGATTTATTGTCTGGCTGGCCGTTCAAGGGAAATTTCTGACTAAGGAGAGGATGATCAGACTTCATAAACCAACAGAGGATGGAATTTGCTGTTTACGACAATAAAATTGAATTCCACCTACATCTATTTGTGGAATGTAGTTGAACAACCAAGCTGAATTAATTGAAGACCTGGAcagtatatataaaataagaaggGGATGACGCAATGTTTAAGATGGATCAAATGTAGGCATGAGTATAGAAATTGGATTCTTTTTTCTGTTTGACGCTGTAGATATTCGACCAGACTTCCTCGAAGATGGCTTAAATCTCTAGAGTGCTTTTTAGGTGTAACTGTTTGGTTGTTATGGTAATTCTTCACAGTTTaccaaaaaagaacaaaaaaacatTAAACATGCTTATAAAGATTGGAACTTCAGTTCATACTAAAGCAAAGCAAGGATGTATCTTAGCACCCTTTATTTATTCTAACAAGTGGAATTGCCTCAAATTCCTTAGGCAAAGGATAACCGAACATCGATGAACTCCTCAATAGATATCCATAAAGAAAACTTCTCTTGATAACACAGATCTGTCTTTGGGAGAAAGACAATTCCTTTTCAGCAGTTCAGAACAGAACAACACATGAAATTTTTTGCAATTTATACAAAGTTTGCATTCATTGACTCAACTACAAGTATTATTGGATTTAGATGTTCACCTCATCATATTGAAGCAAAGGCAGAATGTTGGCAGCCCTTAATCTTATTAGTACAAGTAGGAATATTTTCAAATTCCTTAGCTGGTGTCAGTATGCAAAGATCCAAAGATTGTCACTGCTGATGACTTCTTCAAATCAGGCTTAAACGTAGCTGGAAATACTTCAAATAATGTTGGATCTGCAGTAACTATTGTGAACGTTAACAACTTACCAGGGCTCAACACTCTAGGCATTTCATTAGCTCGTATTGACTATGCACCATACAGTCTCAACCCACCACATACACACCCTAGAGGAACCGAGGTTCTTACGGTCCTTGAGGGCACACTCTATGTTGGTTTTGTCCTTTCAAACCCGGGTCCAAACATGAAGAA
The DNA window shown above is from Solanum stenotomum isolate F172 chromosome 6, ASM1918654v1, whole genome shotgun sequence and carries:
- the LOC125867116 gene encoding putative germin-like protein 2-1, with amino-acid sequence MGCLPEELIEAILVRVPVKYLLQFKYVSKNWFNLISSPEFVKIHRNFSANDYNRHISLLQFREDIIYCSVSSLFHNSVNEALDLDCPMKNPPQRVYISGSVNGLVCLADGFSGLVLWNPSIRKFKKVFGFVPTQMLCKDPKIVTADDFFKSGLNVAGNTSNNVGSAVTIVNVNNLPGLNTLGISLARIDYAPYSLNPPHTHPRGTEVLTVLEGTLYVGFVLSNPGPNMKNKLFTKILHPGDVFVFPIGLIHFQFNVGKTKAVAFAGFNSQNQGVITIANAVFGSDPPINDDILAKAFQVDKKVVDYLQSQFWWDNN